The genome window CATGTGTGGCATGAACGTCAAGACCTTCATGTCAATCAGCATCTGTCCTACAAAGGACGAACATCAGTGTCCCTCGACAAGCTGAAGCAAGGAGACGTTTCACTGAAACTCTCCAGAGTCAAACTGTCTGATAAGGGAACGTACAGATGTTACTTTCCAGATTTGGATAAAGACTCCACTGTTCAACTTGTTGTTGGTAAGCATGcacacattattattgttattattattagttgtcatcgttgttgttgttgttgttgtactggTGGTATGAACATAACCACCAGTACAACAACTACATACCACAGGCACCAAGGAAAAACGATGTTACAGTTAGGATGGAAAAGACTATTACTATCTATCTCAAAATTCATCATGTGACTGTTACATatcttcctcccctcttcaGCGGCTGCTGCTTCGCCAGCCATCAGGTTAGCAGGAATTGACAGAACCTCCAGTGGTGTGGTTCTACAGTGTGAGTCCTCCGGCTGGTATCCAGAACCTGAGGTGTTCTGGCTGGACGGTGAGggaaacctcctctctgctggacctacagagacagtcagaggtccTGATGACCTctatactgtcagcagcagagtgactgtggagaagagacacagcaacagcttcacCTGTAGAGTCCACCAGAACCACATCAACCAGACCAGAGAGGCACAGATACATATTCCAGGTAGAGAATGATTTATAAATGTATGATGTGCTCATCACTATCACATCACAcagtgaagttgtgtttttttggaaattTGCCTCAGTGTTTTCCATCTTTGATTTCAGATGATTTCTTCATGGTCCCGCCTGGTTCCGCTGCCCGTATCACCATCAGCTTGGTTGCTTGCTTCACATGTGTTCTTGCAGTTGTCTTTGTTGTATGGATATTGAGGCGAAGCAAAACCAGTAAGTTACAAAGTTATTATTTTTACCTTCTGtccttatttttttataaaagatGGATAGATGGAATAAACAGCACAACATCAAACAATAGATACACAGTTGAAAAAGCAACTGTTCCTGTCTTTATATCCTCACAGAAGCCAAGATAACCGCTCAAAGAGAAGAACAGCGGCTCTTGGCAGACAAGGACAATATGAAGGAAGCTGAGAAGAGACTGGCAGGGACTGCTGAAGAAttacagatgaaacaaaaagacatggTTGACACACTGATGAACCAGAGAGATCAACTGAAACGGCTACGGACGAATGTAGAGAAACTGGTGGAGGACAATGAAAGTAAGCTTCAGTCAGTGGAGAAAGATATGACAAATAAAGGTAAAGGATTGACTAGTGCACCAGATCATAAAGAAATGATATATGAGAACAATTGGTACCTGAAGGACAGAGTGAAGGAACTTGAGACTATGGtactgaacacagagaaactaTTAGGGATGATGAAGGGTGTGAttgttgaaacaacaaaaaaggaggaaacagagaagcAGATAAATGAAGAGTAATGTTGACTGGAGAGTGTTAAACACTAAACATGCACGTTAAAGTATGTAGTACAAgtacaaacacaagcacaaagagataagaaaaaagtatctgtttatttttagatcCTCAAAAATCTTGCAAAACTAATttcttgatgttttctttttctgtttttatttgtttgatagCATGTAGTTATGCATTATGTGCATATTGTTATGAATTCATGTTGTgggttgtttgtttgagtttctATCTTTATGTTTAACTGGTATAGTTTTTTTGGGCTTTATTGATATTGAGATGTTAATTTGAGCATTTGTTGTAAGAGCGTGTGAAGGTTTGTAACCATCGTGTGAAAGTTAACAGGGATTTTAATAAAGAACTAAAAATCTAAAGCGTGTATCTGTGGTATCGTGTGAAACCATCAGGACTGTATTTACCACTCCTCATGTACTCATGCAGATGCACAATGCGTACAGAATGAGGACCCACAGTACAGTTAACTGCTGCGTGTggttttaaaaactgaaatgaatgaattgcGATTATATCGGTGCTCCTGTGACCGGAGCACCGAGAGAGAATCAGCGAGCTGTGATGGTTGGAAACTTATGATAAATGTGTCTCTGAGCTCGGTGTTCGGGTCGAACTGCTGCAACCACATCATGTTGGTTGCTGACCACAGCGAGCGTATTTAAGAACTCAAACACTTTCTCAGCATTTAAATAGTACTAAACGgtacattttataaaataataatgaatattctcaaaataataagaaaaacatgacTTAAAGTGTTGTAATATCTACaaattttattatttaacactTCACAGGACAAATCTAACTTGTCATTGTTTCTAGTCAATAAAGATGATTTTATGACCTATATAGACTTCTTCACACATGGTTGGTAAATTAAGACACGAACACAGTCAGTGGTGAGGTTATTTGTAATGCATGTGGTGCAGAACAGACAGCACGTCCCtgaacacacaggaaaacacacatttatttaaagcatCGATTAATGTTGAACAGCTGAGCACACATAAACGTAGCAGTGCAGGTCGGAGCACCACTGTGTGTAACGTCGTGATGCAGTGAAACGtaagtgttgtgtgtttctgttgggcGGAGCTGCTACTGGTACCAACTTCTGGATCCTGATGGCCACTAGGGGTCGCCAACACTGTGACTGTGTCACATTTCTTCTGAGAGCAGCCTGTTTATTCAATTCTGGagaaaagtttgtattattattgtaaatattagaattctgagtttgagtGTCTTCTATAAGACTatagtgtccctttaagaaGTGTACTTGTACACCGTATTCTGTTAATCATTAAAAGGTTCCAGACTTTATTTCAGACTGTCATATCAAAGGACCCATACAGTTTTACTCtttgtccatttttttctcataaactCCAAACTTCATTCTTGAAACTACACCAATGGAAGGGAAGGTGATTCTGGAATAGTTGAcagttgagtctcattcccaggtcattAAATACTGTCGCTCAGGTAATATCATACTGTAGCAGTTTCAGTGTTGAAAATTCAAGCAAGATATCTCTTCTTACCTACAACAAGCTGAACAACATGATCTTTGTCCAGTTCTGGAATGAAGCATCTGTATCGTCCCTCATCAGATACTCTCACTCTGGAGAGTTTCAGGGAAATGTTTCCGACCTTCAGTTCATCAAAAATCATGtccaaaatgatttattgttaCTGTCTTCATCATGATACAATGCACAGTAGAGAGGCCCAACAGGCCATAAAGAGTAATCACACAGGTAAACTGGTAACATATATCATGTAAtgtacagcagctctgagagaGTACAGAGAATTAGTATAGTTAAAAGGTATAgtcattcacatacacacacacactgggatgGAATATAACATGAAATAACTTGAGAAAGTACAGTTTTAACACGTGACATTATAGAGAGAGCATAAAAGAGCTCAACAGTAttatctctctctgcttcagctCTTCCTGAAgctcttccttcctcctgttCGGATCAGAAAGAAGTTTctgatcttcttcctctctgttcacTGACCTCATCGTCCTCTCAGTCAGTTGTCGTGTACCGGCTCCTCGTTAGCTGGTAGTTCAAAAAGGTTTTCAGTTGTTCAAAAATCACCAAGAATCCGTCTTCAGGGCTGAGGGTCTtagagtagaaaaaaaaacatgatctttcACAGACAAAATCGATGAGCATGATCCAACGTGGAATACAAGGAGCTCTCTcttaaacacaaagacaggtgTGGCCCACATCGTCCTCTTCCAGTCCCAGTGGTCAGTCAGTTCACTGTCGCCTTTTAGTTTTGGAATCTCAGCTATCTAACACACCACTATCTTTCCTTAGGGTTCTCTCTGGTAGTTAGGATCTATGCCCTTATTAGGAATCAGTTACTCTGACCTCATTCTTACTTTTGACGTTGGGTCCCCCTGTTGGTATACCCCATTAGGTTTAGTTTTTAGTTACtctgaaaaaataataagacTGCCATGCAAACTAATATAGAATCTACTTTGGTTATGATATTCTAcaccctccctcgctctcttgctctcctccttctttctgCAGATTATCTTCAGTCTCCCCTTCCATCAGCTTCTCTGTGACGTCAATTACAGATTCACTCTCATCTTCTTTGTTCTTCTGATCACTGTCTGTTGGCTTCGGAGCCTCTCTTGCTTTATTAATTAGTTCAGTCTCTGTCCCATGTTCTGTCTCTCCTGCAATGATGACTAGATCTGTTGATTCTTCTCTGACTTCATACTCAGCCTCTGGTCCTTCATTTTCAGCACCTCTAGTGTTGCTCCCTGTGTTCACAAACAGGCAACAGAGTTCACATGACATTATGTCCAAACACATTCTCTGTTGATTTCTATACATGTCTGGGgctaaaaaacactttttttttttctttctgtcatctATGAAAAATGTCTCAGTCTCTGATATTGTTCTCTTCATTGGTTGGGTTTCAGCATGAAGAGTGAGATTGGCTCAGGTTAGGTCAAAGGAACTGTTCagccaaaaattaaaattcagtcattatctactcacaaGATTtatagtaaacaaaaaaaaaagagcttcacagtgaactagtgttgcagcattctcctacaCGACTGAAGTAGCCGgacacttgttttaaaatggaaaaaaacaactaaaagaaaacataaaatggctccatacagcttgaaAATATTAATCGAAGACATTAATGAATTACACTTTTATTATTTAGTCTTTGCTGTAGCTTCAAGTCGTAAGGCGTCAGTGGGCAGCCCATCTGAAGAGGGTGGACGAGCCTGAGCACATgatgagggtgtaaataacagcagtatggagacattttagcAGAAtactgcaactctgttttactgtgaagctcaagaaatgttttgtgaactatgagacttcacctgactttacatcaacatggagggaggagaggacatgtttgggtgaactcttcctttaagaCATTCAgggtaagccaatcagaggcagagtagggtgGGTGTCTCTAACAAAAGCATTGAGCTCCGTAAAAACACTCCTGAGGTTAACTTCACCCTCTTGAAGCCGAAATGAGTTTTACAACAACAAACgatcctgacaaaaaaaaaaaaaaaacctgaaatgcttttttctttgtttaatcaTTTTGCCTCTGAGGACTTCCAAAGAAAATCAGAGCAGTGATCTAAAGAAGAAAAGATTCTGCTGtatttaaattaaacttaaCTGATGTCATAACAAGGTCATTTCAAACCCTTTCCcgaaaatgacaaacaattgCCTTTATGAAGTCGTGTAATCCTCAAGGTGATCTTATTAAAAGTCGGACTTGTGTGTGAAAAACTTTGGTGTCTGAAAAACTTACTGGTTCTGTTTTGTCTCCATTTCCACACACCAAAAATGGCTGCTTGAACTGCAAGAACAAACACGATGCCGAGAATCAAACCAATGATGACAGGAAGAGGTGAACTAGAACCAGACAGGTCTGCAAGAAATGATAAAGCACAGGGCAGAAGTCTGTGAGGTATAATTACAGTTATCTGAAGGAAAGATAGTGAttctgtaaacattttattctctACCTGGaacatgtatgtgtgcctcTCTGATCTGGTTGAtgtggttctgttggactctacaggtgaagctgttgctgtgtctcttctccacagtcactctgctgctgacagtatagAGGTCATCAggacctctgactgtctctgtaggtccagcagagaggaggtttccCTCACCGTCCAGCCAGAACACCTCAGGTTCTGGATACCAGCCTGTAGAGTTACACTGTAGAACCACGGTCATCTGGACATCAGGTGAGGAGGCAGCACCTGAAGACGAGATCATTCATTTTGGTTGACTACAAACGTTGGTCTGTTGGGATGAACTTGTGCTCACCCCTCCTTCAGTAAGTCtctatattatatttatatttatatgtttactTTATCAGTATTTGGTTTTACCACCCTTTGCCTTCAAACCAGCATCAGTTCTTAAAGGTACACTTGCACAAAGTCAGGGATTCTGTAGGATTATAGTCAGGTGTATGATCAACCAGTTTCACCAAACAGGTACTAATGATCATCAATTTCACATGTAGGTTGAAACACAGTCAttaactgaaacagaaacagctgtgtAGGAGGCTTAACCGCCAAAATCTGCTACCAAGGTGAGGTTGTGGAAGACAGTTTCATGTCACAGGTCATACACCATGGCAAGACTGAgcaaagcagcaacacacaaGGTAGTTATATGAATCAGCAAGGTCTCTTCCAGACAGACTTTGAAGCAAACTCAGGTTGCTGTGCTGTTCAAGCTATCTGAAGAAGCACAAAGAAACAGGCAGTGTTGAGGATTGTAGACGCAGTGGTAGGCCAAGGAAACTTAGTGcagctgatgaaaaacacatcaagtaTATTTCCCTTTCAAATCGAAAGATGTCCAGCAGTGCTATCAGCCCAGGTACATCCATCTACTGCCCTGAGAAGTCTGGCCAGAAGTGGTCTTCATGGAAGAGTTGCAGACAAAACGCCAAACCTTAGATGTGGTAACAAGGCCAAGCGACTCAACTGGGCACGAAAACATCAGAAGTGAGCTGCAGAAAAATGGCAGCAGGTGCTCTGGACTGATGAGTCAGATGAGAGTGGTACATTTATGAGTGTCTGCAGGCAACAGTGAAGCATGGTGGAGGTTCCTTACAAGTTTGGGACTGCATTTCTACAAATGGAGTTGGATATTCGGTCAGGATTAATTGTGTCCTCAATGCTGAGAAATATAGGCAGATATTTATCCATCATGCAAAACCATCAGGGAGGCGTATGATTGGCTCCAAATGTATTATGCAGTAGGACAACGATGTCACTGAGAACTATCTTCAACCTAATGGAGAACAAGAAGTCCTGGAAGTGATGGTAAGGCCCCCACAAAGCCCTGATCTTAACATCATCGAGTCTGTCTGGGATTACATGAAGAGACAGAAGGATTTGAGGAAGCCTACTTCCACAGAAGATCTGTGTCCAAGATGTTTGGAACAACCTACCAGCCGAGTTCCTTCAACAACTGTGTGCAAGTGTACCCAGAAGAATTGATGCTGTTTTGAAGGCAAATATTGAGATTTCTCTTGGTCATTCACTGCATTTTGTTAATTGATGAGAATAAACTATAACACTTCTATTTTTGAAGGCATTCTTAGtttacagcatttttttcatacttGCCTAAAACTTTTGCACAGTACTGTATATGTACGTCCTTGAATAAAATCTTAGGGTCACACTTTGTTCATTTCCCAACAATAGAGAGATTAAGATATTAGCTTTACCATTTCCTTTACaactaaatgttaaaaatcactTTGAACACAAAATATATCCTCTCACCTACAACAAGCTGAATGATACAGCTTATCTTCATTTCTGGAAGGAAGCATCTGTATGGTCCCTCATCAGATATTCTCACTCTGGAGagtttcagtgaaatgtttccGAGCAGCGATGTTCTTCCCTCGTAAGATGGATGGTTATCTGTCAGTTTAACACCTTGACGCTGCACATGAACATATCTAGGGCTCAGGTCAGGTCTCGTCCACTCGATTGTCTTAGCATTAGTGGCAGGTTCCAGGTAAGCCGGCAGAATGATGTCCTCACCAACTGTTGCCAGTATTGGCTGAGACGGACCAATCACATGATGCTGACCTGAAAAGAAACAAGTGTTGGATTGTTTTATGTACCGCAAAATGGATGGATgacaacatgcaaacattttctgtacatgttaacatcagtgtttcatATTTACCTCTACATGAGTGTATCAGGACCACCAGGACAGTGAAGGCACCACACTGAAAGTTCAGGGACCCACTGAGTGTCGCCCGAAGCATCCTGGAgtttaaatcaaagaaaaatagaaaagaagtGGTGTGAAAACTTAAGACGAATGATAACACAGAGATATACTGTGTGTGGCCCTCTCAAAGGTTTAGTAATcaataatacataaaaaatacatttaaatgggAAAGATacaggaaaaaatgtaaatgtcatcaaagcaaatattttacacccttaatgaaataacacagatatataatatatgtaatataagCAGTATGTGGCAAAAGTGGGAAATCATTCTAAAATTCATGGACATTTTCAAAGAGTCAACTTTTCTCTCAAACTGTTAAGCCGATATGATCATTTGTAATGAAATAAAGTATTGttacactcaaaacaaatgtaatagTTTTTACTTGTGGTTTAAGGCTACATACAccactgtatatatacatatacttaTATACTACATATATATGcctatatgtgtatgtatacatacatatcaATATAGAAATGTAGCTATGTATGATATaaagatgtatatatatatatactattcGTCCACATGCAGCAGTGACATCTGGGTTAACAATCATCAGATGTATGATATTAATATCATCACCCTCCTCAGTGTGGCAGCTGACctgcagcgccctctgctggtcctTCACTCACATGTTTCCTTCATGTCAGCAGGTGAATTCAACTATAACGAGGCTGGTGTGTGAATCCAAACGTGACTTTGACTTTACTGTCCAACACTTGTACAGTTAGATAAGAGACAGAGCTCACTCAGAGTCCTTCACTGCGTCTTTTCACTCAGTCtcactttactttcactttcgATCGTGACACATCACACAGCATCACTGGCACGATATCGCATGTACAGATATGATACCACATCACAGCCATCATGTGAGTAAAACATGAAGATGACAGTGATCTTACCTGCAGCCTGTGAACACATACAGTACTCAGTATGTAGCCATGAAAACGTGTCCAGACCTGTTAGTCTCCTGCAGGACTCACTGCACTGTGTGAACGGAGGGGAGGTGTGGAGGGGCTCTGATCTGTGGTCAGCTGCTAGAAACAGATCAGTGTTGCTTTAAGAACACGTCATCAGCATGTTCACTGTGTTAATGTGGTCAATGTGAGGAAACAAGATCAGCTTCAACACAGGAGATCATATTCATGTGGAGAGACTTCTGATATCAGCTGTAATGTCAAAGATGATTCATGAAACATCTgagagcttcttcttcttcttgtgctgTTTGTCTCAGGATTGCTAAAATTATATGTTTGTCCTGAACAGGCAGACTAACTCAGTGAGATATAAAGCATCAttatatttttaaggacactCATGCGCATCCTGCAGGATTTTATTTGAACCGTCAGAATTTGATAATATACATAATTTCAAAAATCCTTTCCAACTGCTCTGATGGTAACTTGTGTTTAATGTGGTTTCACCTGGTTTAAAGATGTTAGAATGCTTCCAGTCCGCCTCAGTCAGATAAATCAACAACTCATGATTCATTTTTGAAGAGAAGTTTAATTCCTGAACACAACATGTCTCCCTCTTTAATTCTCTGATCAATCTGGTATATATCtgctatatttacatgtgtgttaTCAGACAcaatgttcagcatttttcagattattaGCATTTTAATAACATGTATTAAAACATTGATAGGACCATTGGATATGAAATATGGACCAACGTGTCACATGAAAATGAGAATCAAATGTGAATGTGGATCATTAAAGATCATGTCATgtacagcagctcagagagagtATAGAGTAGTAGTAAAGTTATAAAGTATATTtattcacatacatacatatattgtAATGTGTAATGATGTAATATAATGTGAAATAACTCGAGATGGTTTGAAAGTACAGTTGAGGACATGAAATTCTAGAAACAGCATAAAACGGCTCAATATCAAATgttaatagtaaaaaaaaataaataaaaaagtagaagtcagctctgatgtttctgtctttacCAAAGTGGATATTAAACTACAGATGAAGATTAGAGTTCTGACTTTTTCAGAAAACTAAAAACCAAACAGtaacatgacagcagcagcactgacacaacAGACAGGACTGtttaacagcaacacaactcaaacacaacacatgcagtccagagttcagtcagagtcagaacatgatcacactgacaaactgacacatgTCCACAACTAAACATCTGCTTCAGTCTACATCCATCATCGTCGGTCCAGCAGTCAAAGAATCAGCTGGATCACTCTGATTATTCTGCATCTCCTGCtactttaatttctttataatttcctctttttcatttgttgcttttattttcttttgtcttgacACACCCTCACTCTTCTTTATTCCCTCCAGTTTTGTCTCTAACTtctccagctgttcctgaagttcttcctccttcctgttcAGAACTGAAAGACGTTTATAATCTTTGTCCTCCTTCTTCTGTGACCTCATCTTCCTTGCAgtgtcctctgtctgtctcttcacctcttccagctgctgtttgacttcATGTATCTGCTTCTCTTTATTCTTTATCTGCTCCTCATATCTAGAAACTTGTTCCTCAAATTTTTCcagttctctttcttttgtctttagtTCCTTCTTCAGGTTTtccgtctctctgtccctcagtgtctctcttcctgctgtctgctgctctccatGTTTGTCTTCCTCAGTCAAACTCTGAGCTTCTTTCTTATCAGCTGTCTGCTGTTtattgtctttctgtctttcttccacCATCGTCACAGTTTTAGTGTCTTTGTTGGTCAGATCAGTGCTGACTGGATTTAGAGAATCTGTCTCAGTAGCTGCTtcagtctctgtctcttcttgACTCTGGTCCAaacctgtttctgtctctcttgttgtttgtcctcctgCCTCTTCTGGAAACTGAAGCTCTGTTCCTTCACTATCAGCACATTGAGCATTGTTTGCTTCTTGTTGTAGTGTTTCCTCGTCTGTTTCAGTTTGACCTGCTTCTCCTCTGAACTCGTCCACATTGttcactgtttctgtctcttctgttgggTGTTttccgtctgtctctcctcccatcAGGAGCTTCAGTTCTGGATTgtttcctccttcttcatccTCACGCTGCGTCTTGTTCCCTGTGATCACAAACAATCACCAGAGTTCATatgacatatttctgtttttggttAAAAATCTATCTCTATCTCCTGGCCTTAGTCATATGTGTTTGATATGTTTGGTGCCCTCTTGTCTTGTCTGAACAAGTCATAATGAGTTATGTCCATTTTCTGGCCCTTCATGAAGTTTTTTGGTTGATGGCAGCCATGTTTTACACATGGATGTATCATTTAGACCTCGTCACAGCAGTGTCCTGGGCTCAGGTTTCTTGTCGAACACTTTCTTAGTTCccaagttttgtgtttctaGCCATGTCCAGTTCACAGCTATTAGAGCCCAAAGAACATAATATCGTACTGACAATTTGATcctaaagaaaataatattataCCAACAAACACAATAGTGCTTGAAAGAGGACATTCTGACACAGACTCATTCACGACATTGTTGAGATGACTTTAGCAAAAAAATAGCCAGATGAATTTAtgcagagcagctgaaagagaCAGGTTGATATTTAAATAGTTGCAGACttactgattttcttttgtctccatttccacacaacaacagcagcagctgcaagAGCAAACACGATGCCGAGAATCAAACCAATGATGACAGGAAGAGATGAACTAGAACCAGACGGGCCTGAGAAGAAATCATCTGAAAtgacacagaacagaaatatgTGAGGTACAATCACAGTTATCTGAAGCAGAGACAGTTGATGAACATTTTATTCTCTACCTGGAACATGTATCTGTGCCTCTCTGGTCTGGTTGgtgtggttctgttggactctacaggtgaagctgttgctgtgtctcttctccacagtcactctgctgctgacagtatagAGGTCATCAggacctctgactgtctctgtaggtccagcagagaggaggtttccCTCACCGTCCAGCCAGAACACCTCAGGTTCTGGATACCAGCCGGTAGAGTTACACTGTAGaaccactctgctgctgtctttggTCTTCTGGACAACAGGTGAGGAGGCAGCACCTGAAGAACAGACAAGAACAACCTACAGTCACATTTATTGTTCTGGAGTGACCTCTGGTGGTCATAGTGATAATTATGGCAGCActggaggaagtcaggtgacgtgaCAGCGACACATTAAAACCAAGTCCTTAGTTCCTCAAAGTCATCCAGTGCACAGCTCGATGCCACGTCAACGCATCAGCATCACATAGCTTTATATTGAAAATTCAATATAAGAGCAAGATATCTCCTCTTACCTACAACAAGCTGAACAACATGGTCTTTGTTCAGTGCTGGAATGAAGCATCTGTATCGTCCCTCATCAGATATTCTCACTCTGGAGagtttcagtgaaatgtttccGACCTTCAGTTCCTCAGTGAACACTGATGTTCTTCCCTCGTACAGTGGATTCTTTTTACTCTCCAGTTCCACTCCGTCACGCCACACATAGACAAATCTGGGGTCCAGGTCGGGTCTCGTCCACTCCACTGTCATACTAAAAGCATCCATGACAGGGTCCAGGAAGCTCTGCAGAACGACGTCCTCACCAACTGTTGCCACTGTTGTCCGAGCTGGACCGATGACATGAGTctgacctgaaaaaaaaacaagctttatttcagtttctgcaGTGAATGCTGAAAACACATGTTTAAGACGGCAACATGAGAAAAGTTTAATTCACCTCCACATGAACATATCAGGACGAGGAGCACCAGGACATTGAACGCACCACACTGAAAGTTCAGGGCCGGACTGAGTCTCACATGAATCATCCTGGAGctctgaaaatagaaataaaacaaaag of Acanthopagrus latus isolate v.2019 chromosome 10, fAcaLat1.1, whole genome shotgun sequence contains these proteins:
- the LOC119026870 gene encoding butyrophilin subfamily 1 member A1-like translates to MLRATLSGSLNFQCGAFTVLVVLIHSCRGQHHVIGPSQPILATVGEDIILPAYLEPATNAKTIEWTRPDLSPRYVHVQRQGVKLTDNHPSYEGRTSLLGNISLKLSRVRISDEGPYRCFLPEMKISCIIQLVVGAASSPDVQMTVVLQCNSTGWYPEPEVFWLDGEGNLLSAGPTETVRGPDDLYTVSSRVTVEKRHSNSFTCRVQQNHINQIREAHIHVPDLSGSSSPLPVIIGLILGIVFVLAVQAAIFGVWKWRQNRTRSNTRGAENEGPEAEYEVREESTDLVIIAGETEHGTETELINKAREAPKPTDSDQKNKEDESESVIDVTEKLMEGETEDNLQKEGGEQESEGGCRIS
- the LOC119027735 gene encoding butyrophilin subfamily 3 member A2-like, whose protein sequence is RHLVQIAGKTIGEDVILPCHLKPAGDAVGMTFEWARPDLNPRFVHVWHERQDLHVNQHLSYKGRTSVSLDKLKQGDVSLKLSRVKLSDKGTYRCYFPDLDKDSTVQLVVAAAASPAIRLAGIDRTSSGVVLQCESSGWYPEPEVFWLDGEGNLLSAGPTETVRGPDDLYTVSSRVTVEKRHSNSFTCRVHQNHINQTREAQIHIPDDFFMVPPGSAARITISLVACFTCVLAVVFVVWILRRSKTKAKITAQREEQRLLADKDNMKEAEKRLAGTAEELQMKQKDMVDTLMNQRDQLKRLRTNVEKLVEDNESKLQSVEKDMTNKGKGLTSAPDHKEMIYENNWYLKDRVKELETMVLNTEKLLGMMKGVIVETTKKEETEKQINEE
- the LOC119026839 gene encoding butyrophilin subfamily 2 member A1-like; translation: MIHVRLSPALNFQCGAFNVLVLLVLICSCGGQTHVIGPARTTVATVGEDVVLQSFLDPVMDAFSMTVEWTRPDLDPRFVYVWRDGVELESKKNPLYEGRTSVFTEELKVGNISLKLSRVRISDEGRYRCFIPALNKDHVVQLVVGAASSPVVQKTKDSSRVVLQCNSTGWYPEPEVFWLDGEGNLLSAGPTETVRGPDDLYTVSSRVTVEKRHSNSFTCRVQQNHTNQTREAQIHVPDDFFSGPSGSSSSLPVIIGLILGIVFALAAAAVVVWKWRQKKIRNKTQREDEEGGNNPELKLLMGGETDGKHPTEETETVNNVDEFRGEAGQTETDEETLQQEANNAQCADSEGTELQFPEEAGGQTTRETETGLDQSQEETETEAATETDSLNPVSTDLTNKDTKTVTMVEERQKDNKQQTADKKEAQSLTEEDKHGEQQTAGRETLRDRETENLKKELKTKERELEKFEEQVSRYEEQIKNKEKQIHEVKQQLEEVKRQTEDTARKMRSQKKEDKDYKRLSVLNRKEEELQEQLEKLETKLEGIKKSEGVSRQKKIKATNEKEEIIKKLK